Part of the Vigna unguiculata cultivar IT97K-499-35 chromosome 3, ASM411807v1, whole genome shotgun sequence genome, TTAATAcacatgttttcttttgcagATTCGTCCCTTGTGGAGGCACTACTTCCAAAACACACAGGGTCTGATATTTGTTGTAGACAGCAATGACAGGGACAGAGTTGTTGAGGCCAGAGATGAGTTGCATAGGATGTTGAATGAGGTACTTGTCAATTTAGGTTGGCTCTTTGGGTCATATTATGTGatatctttgttttgttttcgtGTCTGTTCCTGTTAGAAAGCACGACAATTGAAATAGGTTGTCCTTTTTGGTATCAAATCTGTTCCCATGTTCCTATCTTTCCATTTATTTTAACCCATTCTTGGGTAAAGCCTCCCAACTATATTTGAAAACGGATTGGTTATCCATATAAAGGAAACTTTCTTGTTGCTCTGCATCTTTTCTTGGTCCAAAATGTGAAGAAAGACTTTTGTTTGTTGTAAATTCTCGGTTGGGTTTATAAACCAAGAAAGACATGGGAAATATACCAAAGTCATCATAGCATAGGATTGATTTCGTCACTCTGCTCATACTGGAGAGAATTTTTAACTGAAAAATGGGCTGTTGGTTGTTGACTAGCGGGAATAGAAGcatggaagaaagagaaagtgcACAAACAAAAGGAAGAAGGGTGACTTCTTTTGTAGATTCTGTCCAGCAGTAATCTGTTTTTAGTTTCATTACACATTTCTTTACAGATCTTGTTGGGTAGTCAAAGCCACTCAACGactacttttttttctaatagaTTCATCTGACATTTGCCCTATGTTTGgatgtaagagaaaaaaaaagggaaaatattttCGTGTTTGGTTGAAGAAATGTAGTGAAAGAACGGAGAGAAGTTGACTTTAAGGAACaatttctataattttctttctatttccaatttcaaaattttctctcGTTTTCTTTGTACTCACCCCAACAGTAATTTCCTTCACTTATATGAGGTGTAAGATCACACATGTTCAAACTGATTCAGTATGcaattttctatttcttttattgataTGACTATGCTGCTGAAGATACTACGCTTTTAGTGAGGCTATATTAGTTTTCCATATgatgtttttataataaaaaaaaggcgTTTTCATATTGTTAAGAGGAGTTCacaacagtttttttttttttttttaactaagttTAATTTACCTATTTGTGTGGGATTGGAATCTCATCAATTAATGTTGTGGTATATTTCCTTGGAAGATAAATTATTGATTGGCCTGTTTAGCTTTActttaatgtaaataatgaCATTATGACCTGATTCATTGTCGCCTTTACTTTTGCCtcctatttatatattgtgataAATGTCatgttttttcaaaagttaaatttcaattatcttTTCAGGATGAACTGCGAGATGCAGTATTGCTTGTATTTGCTAACAAACAAGATCTTCCCAATGCAATGAATGCTGCTGAAATTACTGACAAGCTAGGTCTTCACTCTCTCAGACAGCGCCACTGGTAAATATTTTGATCACAGCATCCTTGACTATAACTGAAAGCGATCTTGGTTGAAATTTAACATACTTTTGTTTTACTTTCAGGTACATCCAGAGCACATGTGCAACCTCTGGGGAGGGTCTTTATGAGGGTTTGGACTGGCTTTCCAACAACATAGCCAACAAGGTACCTACTGAATTATCTTTTACATTCTTTCATGAGCATTGggaaaattgattaaaaatgcTCTTTACATGGAGTGTTGACATTCACTATGCGTTATACAAGTTGCGTGaattcatgcattttattttgt contains:
- the LOC114177821 gene encoding ADP-ribosylation factor 2, which gives rise to MGLTFTKLFSRLFAKKEMRILMVGLDAAGKTTILYKLKLGEIVTTIPTIGFNVETVEYKNISFTVWDVGGQDKIRPLWRHYFQNTQGLIFVVDSNDRDRVVEARDELHRMLNEDELRDAVLLVFANKQDLPNAMNAAEITDKLGLHSLRQRHWYIQSTCATSGEGLYEGLDWLSNNIANKA